The Cyclobacterium amurskyense genome contains the following window.
GCTTCCAATAAATTGGCTTCCTCAGGGCTCACTGTACAATTTCTTTTCAAACTGGAATGATCGGCGATTGGCCAAGTCCATAAGCAAAGCATTAAAAGAATTGCATGAAGAAGCATTTATTTACTTTAACTCCTTCAACCCTTTATACCTCACCAAACTACCGAATAGTTTTAAACCTAATGCATTTGTTTATCAATCGAGAGACAATATTAGGGCTTTAGAACCCTATTTGAGAAAACATGGTGCAAGGAAAGAAATAGAAGCCGTACAAAGTGCAGACCTAAGCCTAGTCACATCACGTATGCTTCAGAAGGATCTTGAAGCTCTTTCAGGAAAAAAAGTGGCTTATTTTCCAAATGCAGCCGATTTCGAATTGTTTAAGTCAGCTTATGAATTAGAATTGAATGTACCTAAGGATCTAAAAAACATTCCCAAACCAATAATCGGTTATACAGGAAATATTTGTCATCGATTGGATTATGATTTGATAAAGACTGTATGTGAAGCAAACCCAGACAAAAGCATGGTAATGGTGGGCCCTCGAAACCATCAAGGGCATACCGACATCAATTTGGATGAAATTCCCAATTTATATTTTACAGGCCCAAAAAAAATAGAGCAACTGCCACAATACCTGGCACATTTCCAACTTTTGATACTTCCATTTCTATGTAATGAAGTGACAAAAAGTATCTATCCTCTTAAAATCAATGAATACCTTGCTTCTGGGAAACCCATAGTAGCGACTCCATTCTCGGAAGACATCCAATTGTTCCATCCGCTAATAAGCTTAGAGAAATCACCTCAGGACTTCAATAAAGCAATAGAAATGGAATTAACTACAAACACGGAGGAGAAAGCCAAATCCAGGTATACTGAAGCCTCTAAAAATACGTGGAAAGGAAGGGTTAAGTTATTTTGGGAATTATTAATGGACTAAACATTTTCACTTTGAAACAAAGCGGGGATAGTTCTTAGAAGAATTTTGATATCAAACCAAATGCTGAAATTTTTGACATAGTCATTGTCAAGGCTTAATCGTTCTTCTTCAGACATTGCTCCTCTTCCTCGTTTTTCTACTTGCCATAGACCGGTTATCCCAGCTGGACCAAGAAATCTAAGGGAGTATTTATCAGTAGTGATTTTCTCTGCCTCATAGAGTGGTAAAGGTCGATTGCCCACAAGTGACATATCTCCTCTAAGTACGTTCCAAAGCTGAGGCAGTTCATCAATACTGGTATTTCTAATAAACTTACCTATACGAGTTACTCTGGGGTCGTCTTTGATCTTAATAAAAGCGGCATCCTTATTACTGTCTTTTTTAGCCATAAGGATTTTCTCACAAACCATTTTATTATCGTCGTATAATGGCTGTAGACACCCTCCCCCTGCTTGTTCACAAAATTCGCAGAGTTCTTTAACTTCATTGACTACTTCAGATTGTTTTTCTTCTTCCTCTTCTTCAGGATCATTGTATTGATTCAAATGCTTCAATTGTTGCAATTTGGCATCGGCATCAGGATCCATGGACCTGAATTTATAAAATTTAAAAATATTGTATCCCGTTCCTACCCTGTAGGAATAATAAAAGACAGGTCCTCTTGACTCTAATTTAATTAATATTGCTACAATCAAGAATAGTGGAAGCAAAGCCAAAAGGATAAAACTACACACCACTATATCAAATAACCTTTTAATAAACGGGGTTTTAGATTCTTTTAAGGCAGTGTATTCAAGGTTTTTCTTTTTTGGAGATGGATGCTTCATTTGGAAGTCCAGTCTCGTTTTTAATTGTTTCCCATTGATCGGTTTAAGGATAAAATCAGTGACCCCAGAAGAAATCGCATTAATAATATCTGTTGGAGTAGCTTTATCTACAACCATAAAAAATGGAAGATGCCCAAATCCTAATTTCTCAATGGTATTCTTTAAGGCAACTCCATGCACATCTAGTAAGGACGAGTCACTAAGAATCATGCATAACTCATCAGATGAAGTAGAAAGTTGATTGTAAAAAATAATTCCGTTTGTAAAAGCATTAATCTCAAATGTGTCTCCTACAGCCTTTTCAATAGCATCAATGACTTTAGGGTCTTTAGAAATCAATGCGATTTTTTTGTTTTCTTTATTCATTTATAGATTCGATTGCAAATTTCCCAGTTCTTCTTAAAATTGAATTAATTCGGGCTTCAAGTTCTTTGGGGTTAAAAGGTTTAACCATAAAATCATCTGCCCCCAAGTTCAAAATATCAATTTTCTTTTCAGAAGAGTCTGTAGCCGAGAGAACGATTAAAGGAATAGATGAGAAAAATCCACTTGACCGCACTAGACCTACAAATTCGGCCCCGCTAATTTCAGGCATATTCAAATCGCATATAATTATATCAGGCAAATCTCCATCTTGCATATTCGCCAGAGCATCTGCAGGCTTATTAAACACCTTAACATCAAATTTACTTTTAAAGTAATGTTGTATAATCAGTAAAACTGAAGGCTCATCATCTATACCAAAAATTTTATACTTGTTTTTCATATTCACAAAATAGAAATTTCACCAATTAAATTGCTAATAAAGGTAAAAATGAACCTGCATATAAAAAAAGGTTTTAATGTTTAATTTCCTTATTAAATTAACCGATTTAATTCATATAGCACCCATTTTTATTAAAAAGATATTAAAATACAAAATATATTATACAAATAACTAAATTATGTATTTTAAAAAATAAACGTGGCAAAATGAGTAAGCATTGCTCTTAAAAAAAGAACAATGCTTATATAAAAATTTTAAATGCTAGATATTATCTTCTTTTAATACCATATCGAAATATTTTATGGTTTCTACTAAACCTTCTTTTAACTGAACTTTTGGTTCCCAATCTAGCTCCTTTCGTGCCAAATCAATGGTAGGTTTCCTTTGCATAGGATCATCCTGTGGCAAAGGCATGTATTTTAGTTTGCTTTTTGATCCAGTAAGCTCCAAAACATTCTCTGCCAATTCCAGCATAGTAAATTCAACTGGATTACCGATATTGATGGGTCCAA
Protein-coding sequences here:
- a CDS encoding glycosyltransferase, which codes for MKDFSNLTFDKVTIVMTSMSRWDGEFSSASWSLAKTFAQTQKVIYVDYPFTFLDYLKERKKPSVKARKSALIWGNNSIKQLSQFSPKLYALSPPLMLPINWLPQGSLYNFFSNWNDRRLAKSISKALKELHEEAFIYFNSFNPLYLTKLPNSFKPNAFVYQSRDNIRALEPYLRKHGARKEIEAVQSADLSLVTSRMLQKDLEALSGKKVAYFPNAADFELFKSAYELELNVPKDLKNIPKPIIGYTGNICHRLDYDLIKTVCEANPDKSMVMVGPRNHQGHTDINLDEIPNLYFTGPKKIEQLPQYLAHFQLLILPFLCNEVTKSIYPLKINEYLASGKPIVATPFSEDIQLFHPLISLEKSPQDFNKAIEMELTTNTEEKAKSRYTEASKNTWKGRVKLFWELLMD
- a CDS encoding sugar transferase; the protein is MNKENKKIALISKDPKVIDAIEKAVGDTFEINAFTNGIIFYNQLSTSSDELCMILSDSSLLDVHGVALKNTIEKLGFGHLPFFMVVDKATPTDIINAISSGVTDFILKPINGKQLKTRLDFQMKHPSPKKKNLEYTALKESKTPFIKRLFDIVVCSFILLALLPLFLIVAILIKLESRGPVFYYSYRVGTGYNIFKFYKFRSMDPDADAKLQQLKHLNQYNDPEEEEEEKQSEVVNEVKELCEFCEQAGGGCLQPLYDDNKMVCEKILMAKKDSNKDAAFIKIKDDPRVTRIGKFIRNTSIDELPQLWNVLRGDMSLVGNRPLPLYEAEKITTDKYSLRFLGPAGITGLWQVEKRGRGAMSEEERLSLDNDYVKNFSIWFDIKILLRTIPALFQSENV
- a CDS encoding response regulator transcription factor, with the protein product MKNKYKIFGIDDEPSVLLIIQHYFKSKFDVKVFNKPADALANMQDGDLPDIIICDLNMPEISGAEFVGLVRSSGFFSSIPLIVLSATDSSEKKIDILNLGADDFMVKPFNPKELEARINSILRRTGKFAIESINE